A stretch of the Thalassotalea euphylliae genome encodes the following:
- a CDS encoding SapC family protein, producing MANLVPIKKEHHQNLKIAAQRSLKHIAGLHIVPITAPEYSKGAMSYPVFIVKDPDSNRFRSVAMLGLETGENLFLKGDDWTGLYAPQSVGMVPFSLGLDPDKEKTLTACVDLDSEYVGEDKELPLYNEKGEETDLMKNIQDTLGRLYESEVMTERFIKEMQDAELLEEVELVITFANGEKKKIVGIHTIKEPKLRELSDEQVLDFHKRGMFIPIHSMLSSIGQLNRLAQLRNEQSDVKVAGVQVVPLEK from the coding sequence ATGGCGAATTTAGTACCAATTAAAAAAGAACATCACCAAAATTTGAAAATCGCTGCACAGCGCAGCTTAAAGCACATTGCAGGCTTACACATTGTGCCAATTACTGCGCCAGAGTACTCAAAAGGTGCAATGAGCTACCCAGTATTTATTGTTAAAGACCCTGACTCAAACCGTTTCCGCTCAGTGGCTATGCTAGGTTTAGAAACGGGTGAAAACTTATTCTTGAAAGGTGATGACTGGACTGGTTTATACGCACCACAAAGTGTTGGTATGGTGCCATTCTCATTAGGTTTAGACCCAGACAAGGAAAAAACACTAACGGCTTGTGTTGACCTAGATAGCGAATATGTAGGTGAAGATAAAGAGCTACCTTTGTATAACGAAAAAGGCGAAGAAACGGACTTGATGAAGAACATTCAAGACACGCTTGGCCGTTTATATGAAAGTGAAGTCATGACTGAGCGTTTCATTAAAGAAATGCAAGACGCAGAATTACTTGAAGAAGTTGAGTTAGTGATTACGTTTGCCAACGGTGAGAAGAAAAAAATTGTTGGTATTCATACCATTAAAGAGCCGAAGCTACGTGAGTTGTCAGACGAGCAAGTACTAGATTTTCACAAGCGTGGTATGTTCATCCCAATCCACTCAATGCTATCGTCAATTGGTCAGTTAAACCGTCTGGCTCAGTTACGTAACGAACAGAGTGACGTGAAGGTGGCTGGCGTACAAGTAGTACCACTTGAAAAATAA
- a CDS encoding EamA family transporter, translated as MKALVFVSILWAFSFGLIKGELTGIAPSLVSALRLLLCALVFLPFIRLTTNNKLSVQFLLLGALQFGAMYWAYISSYQYLPGYLVAVFTIFTPIYVFLIDGLMSRRVNLQQMLPILLSIAGAAVIVFKAPNSDAWLVGFIILQGANLAFAAGQVGYQRISKAYSTDHTNNMSIMYIGAAIFMLIIVLVEQSYVGVSDITNRQWLVILYLGIIASGVGFALWNYGAKQVNAASLAVMNNAYIPFAVIFALTLFNEHADIARLALGTSLIAASAWLLSKQQVQKASE; from the coding sequence GTGAAAGCTCTCGTTTTTGTTTCAATTTTATGGGCATTTTCCTTTGGGCTCATTAAAGGAGAATTAACCGGTATTGCTCCAAGTCTTGTCTCAGCATTACGACTATTGTTGTGTGCCCTGGTCTTTTTGCCTTTTATTCGTTTAACCACCAATAACAAACTAAGCGTTCAGTTTCTATTGTTAGGAGCCCTGCAGTTTGGTGCGATGTACTGGGCCTACATTAGTTCTTATCAATATTTACCCGGTTATTTAGTGGCAGTTTTCACAATATTTACGCCTATTTACGTTTTTCTTATCGACGGCTTAATGTCACGTCGTGTTAACTTACAACAAATGCTACCCATTTTACTCTCAATTGCTGGTGCTGCCGTGATCGTTTTTAAAGCACCAAATAGTGATGCTTGGTTAGTTGGTTTTATCATATTGCAAGGTGCTAATCTCGCATTTGCCGCAGGCCAAGTTGGTTATCAACGTATCAGTAAAGCGTACAGCACTGACCACACCAATAATATGTCGATAATGTACATAGGTGCGGCGATTTTTATGCTGATAATTGTGTTAGTTGAGCAGTCTTATGTGGGCGTATCAGACATTACTAACCGTCAATGGTTGGTGATCCTATATTTAGGTATCATCGCATCCGGCGTAGGTTTTGCGCTGTGGAATTATGGTGCAAAACAAGTTAACGCAGCATCACTTGCAGTGATGAATAATGCCTATATTCCATTTGCGGTTATATTTGCATTAACCTTGTTTAATGAACACGCTGATATCGCAAGGCTGGCGTTAGGAACTAGTTTAATAGCGGCCTCTGCATGGCTGCTAAGCAAGCAACAAGTGCAAAAGGCAAGCGAATAA
- the pgi gene encoding glucose-6-phosphate isomerase — MLTSSAEWKNLQKHYQDIEDIHMKSLFEQDSERFNKYSMTAAGLTLDYSKNHITEQSIEHLVALAQAANVEQQRERMFAGSEINVTEHRAVLHTALRNFSGQPVYVDGQDVMPEIEQTRAQMKRFVEAVSTGEKKGYSGKAFTDVISIGIGGSFLGPKIMSEALKPYRQKHINVHFVANVDGCHLQDVLAGLNPETTLIITSSKTLTTQETLRNTQSAKEWFLQTATQADVEYNFACVSTNITAAQEFGINPDNIFPMWDWVGGRYSVWSAIGLPLALAIGYENYHEFLTGAFELDQHFQQAPLSQNMPVIMALLGIWYRNFHGAQSQVLLPYYHYLRGLPAYIQQLDMESNGKSVNLKNEEADYDTGPIIWGSEGTNGQHSFHQLIHQSKTHIPVDFMMPLHPASECANHHDMLAANCFGQSQALMEGQSEAQVIAAMKKAKCSTEEIKNLSSHKVMKGNKPSNTLLFDRLDPKTLGSLIALYEQKVFVQGVIWQINSFDQWGVELGKALGNQVLSKLADTNAELTMDGSTNGLISLYRARK; from the coding sequence ATGCTCACTTCCTCTGCCGAGTGGAAAAACCTTCAAAAACATTATCAAGATATCGAAGATATTCATATGAAATCACTGTTTGAGCAAGACAGTGAGCGCTTCAACAAATATTCGATGACGGCGGCAGGGCTGACTTTAGATTATTCAAAGAATCATATTACCGAGCAATCCATAGAGCATTTAGTGGCATTGGCTCAAGCCGCCAATGTTGAACAACAGCGTGAGCGCATGTTTGCTGGTAGTGAAATTAATGTGACCGAACATCGCGCAGTACTGCATACGGCATTACGTAATTTCTCTGGCCAGCCAGTGTATGTTGATGGCCAAGATGTGATGCCTGAAATTGAGCAGACGCGTGCGCAAATGAAGCGTTTTGTTGAAGCGGTATCAACCGGCGAAAAGAAAGGTTACAGCGGTAAGGCATTTACTGATGTCATCAGTATTGGCATTGGTGGCTCATTTCTTGGCCCTAAAATTATGTCAGAGGCGTTGAAGCCTTATCGTCAAAAACATATTAATGTGCACTTTGTTGCCAACGTTGATGGCTGTCACTTGCAAGATGTATTAGCGGGCTTAAATCCAGAAACCACGTTGATTATCACATCATCAAAAACGCTGACGACACAAGAAACATTGCGTAATACCCAGTCTGCGAAAGAGTGGTTTTTACAAACTGCTACGCAAGCCGATGTTGAATATAACTTTGCTTGTGTTTCAACCAATATTACAGCGGCGCAAGAGTTTGGTATTAATCCTGACAATATCTTCCCAATGTGGGATTGGGTCGGTGGTCGTTATTCGGTTTGGTCGGCAATTGGCTTACCGTTAGCACTTGCCATAGGTTACGAAAACTACCATGAGTTCTTAACCGGCGCGTTTGAGCTTGATCAGCACTTCCAGCAGGCACCGCTGTCGCAAAATATGCCTGTGATTATGGCACTGCTGGGCATATGGTACCGCAACTTCCATGGTGCTCAATCACAGGTATTACTGCCTTATTATCATTACTTGCGTGGTCTTCCTGCCTATATTCAACAGTTGGATATGGAAAGTAACGGTAAGTCGGTTAATTTAAAGAATGAGGAAGCAGACTACGACACTGGCCCGATTATCTGGGGCAGTGAAGGCACCAATGGTCAACACTCATTCCATCAATTGATCCACCAAAGTAAAACCCATATTCCTGTGGACTTTATGATGCCGCTTCACCCTGCAAGTGAATGTGCCAATCACCACGATATGCTAGCAGCAAACTGTTTTGGTCAAAGTCAGGCGCTGATGGAAGGGCAAAGTGAAGCGCAAGTGATTGCTGCGATGAAAAAAGCAAAATGTAGTACCGAAGAGATTAAAAATCTCTCTAGCCACAAGGTGATGAAAGGCAATAAACCAAGCAATACCTTATTGTTCGACCGCCTTGATCCAAAAACCTTGGGCAGCCTAATTGCGTTGTATGAGCAAAAAGTATTTGTGCAAGGTGTGATTTGGCAGATTAACTCGTTTGATCAGTGGGGGGTAGAGCTAGGTAAAGCACTTGGTAATCAAGTATTAAGTAAACTTGCAGATACCAACGCTGAGTTGACGATGGACGGCTCTACCAATGGCTTAATTTCGCTTTATCGCGCGCGGAAATAA